One segment of Deltaproteobacteria bacterium DNA contains the following:
- a CDS encoding antibiotic biosynthesis monooxygenase: MLAKVLIKRQFKDGHTQEIVNLLNDLRSAAMRQPGYISGLTLMLPENPNIMLVIGTWQTIDDWIRWKGNAERTRLEAMLDIYQEGPTQYEAYVVGTGFSQ; the protein is encoded by the coding sequence ATGCTTGCGAAAGTATTGATCAAGAGGCAATTCAAGGACGGTCACACCCAGGAAATCGTCAACCTTCTAAACGATCTGCGCTCAGCCGCCATGCGGCAACCCGGCTACATTTCCGGTCTGACCCTTATGCTGCCGGAAAACCCGAACATCATGCTGGTTATCGGGACCTGGCAGACCATAGATGACTGGATCCGATGGAAAGGCAATGCCGAACGGACCCGGCTGGAAGCCATGCTCGATATCTACCAGGAGGGCCCGACACAATACGAGGCCTATGTCGTGGGCACCGGATTCAGCCAATAG
- a CDS encoding sodium ion-translocating decarboxylase subunit beta: MELLIQFLSNTGYYLADYRHVIMLCVACVFLYLAIAKEYEPLLLLPIGFGIIVGNVPFFKGFGLGIYEPNSVLHYLYFGVTTGIYPSIVFLGLGAMTDFSSLLLRPKLMLLGAAAQMGIYFTLLSALALGFMPKEAASIAIIGGADGPTSIFLTAKLAPHLIGPIAIAAYSYMALIPIIQPPIMRLLTTKKERLIRMPEDERTVSRKELLIFPVIGVILCCFLAPASIPLLGTFFFGNILRVSGVVDRLAKTASSAIIDTATIFLGFTVGASTQADVFLTPKSVGIFALGAIAFSIATASGVLFAKILNLFSKSKINPLLGAAGVSAVPGSAREVHLVGQHEDPGNYLLMHAMACNSSGVIGSAICAGILWSFMV, from the coding sequence ATGGAACTTTTAATTCAATTTCTTTCAAATACCGGGTACTATCTTGCCGACTACCGTCATGTTATCATGCTCTGCGTTGCCTGCGTCTTCCTGTACCTGGCCATCGCGAAAGAGTATGAGCCGTTGCTGCTTTTGCCCATCGGCTTCGGGATCATTGTGGGCAATGTCCCCTTTTTCAAGGGATTCGGATTGGGCATCTATGAACCCAACTCCGTGCTTCACTATCTCTATTTCGGTGTGACCACCGGTATCTATCCGTCTATCGTCTTTCTGGGCCTGGGAGCCATGACCGACTTTTCCTCGCTGCTGCTGAGGCCGAAATTGATGCTGCTGGGCGCCGCAGCCCAGATGGGCATTTATTTCACGCTGCTCAGCGCCCTGGCGCTGGGATTCATGCCCAAGGAGGCCGCATCCATTGCCATCATCGGCGGTGCCGACGGCCCCACTTCCATATTTCTTACCGCCAAGCTGGCGCCACACCTGATCGGCCCCATCGCCATTGCCGCATACTCCTACATGGCCCTCATTCCCATTATTCAACCACCGATCATGCGGCTGTTGACCACCAAAAAGGAACGCCTCATTCGAATGCCTGAAGATGAACGCACGGTTTCCAGAAAAGAACTGCTTATTTTTCCCGTTATCGGCGTGATCCTGTGCTGCTTTCTGGCACCCGCTTCCATACCGTTGCTGGGGACTTTCTTTTTCGGCAACATCTTGCGCGTTTCGGGGGTGGTTGACCGGCTGGCCAAAACCGCGAGCTCGGCCATCATAGACACCGCCACCATATTCCTCGGTTTCACCGTTGGCGCCAGCACCCAGGCCGATGTGTTTCTGACCCCCAAGTCGGTGGGAATTTTCGCTTTGGGGGCGATTGCTTTCAGCATTGCGACCGCTTCCGGGGTTCTTTTCGCCAAAATCCTGAACCTGTTTTCCAAAAGCAAGATCAACCCCCTTTTGGGGGCTGCCGGTGTGTCCGCCGTTCCCGGATCGGCACGGGAGGTTCACCTGGTGGGACAGCATGAGGATCCGGGGAATTACCTCTTGATGCACGCCATGGCCTGCAATTCATCGGGCGTCATCGGATCGGCCATCTGTGCTGGCATTTTGTGGAGCTTCATGGTATAA
- a CDS encoding OadG family protein, whose protein sequence is MYGIEAINAYNGWAMALAGALIVMCGLAVLSFVISKLHIVVDLMEKRKQDSPDASLAIPSASSKPALTAEHDLSNLESSVACYYTETAKLGKTFTLQDLFAVFRECDFPHPHLTIRSLKEKGLLIPAGEGLFTWKG, encoded by the coding sequence GTGTACGGTATAGAAGCAATCAACGCCTACAACGGATGGGCCATGGCGCTCGCCGGTGCGCTCATTGTCATGTGCGGACTGGCGGTGTTGTCTTTTGTCATCTCGAAACTTCACATCGTCGTCGACCTGATGGAAAAACGGAAACAGGACTCTCCTGACGCGAGCCTTGCCATCCCGTCAGCATCGTCCAAACCGGCGCTCACGGCAGAACACGATCTTTCCAATCTGGAGTCAAGCGTGGCCTGTTATTACACAGAAACCGCCAAACTGGGAAAAACCTTCACCCTGCAGGACCTGTTCGCCGTTTTCAGAGAGTGCGATTTTCCCCATCCGCACCTGACCATTCGCTCGCTCAAAGAAAAGGGCCTTTTGATACCGGCCGGCGAAGGCCTGTTCACCTGGAAGGGCTGA